The sequence below is a genomic window from bacterium 336/3.
TACAAAGTGCTTTGCATAAAAGCTATTTTTCATAGGGCTTACAAGTACAATTGGAGATATACACAAAAACTGTGTTGTAGTAGTAGGCTCAGGAAAAACTTCTCTTTCTACATAGTCTGGAATTAAAAGAAGCTCACCAATTTTCAATTCTTGATTCTTAAAAATAGATTCAATTAATTTTTGTAAAAAAATAGGGCTAAGTGTAGAAACTACCCATGTCACTTTACTAGAAAAAAAATGTAGCCCTTTTTGGCTTACTTGTGTTTGTCCTTTTAATCCTGAAAAACTATATACATGATTATGTTCTATGCTAAAATTAGGCATAAGATGGTTAACCAAGTCATATATAAGTTGCTGATGATGGAAAGGCACCATAGCTCCTTTATTCTTCAGGGTAAATACAATTCTTACTCTCATTGGTGCTGTTTTTATTATTCTATATCTGCAACCTTATGTAAAATTAAATTGTTTCGAGTATTTCATAAAAATTGATAAAAATTCTATATTTGTTTTATTTGTTAATGATATATGGAAGGTAAAATCATTATAGGGGCTACAGATATTATAGATTTGCCATCGTTAAAGCTTAAAAGAATTAAGTGTAAAATTGATACAGGGGCGGATAATTCTGCCATTCATGCATATAAAATAGAGGAAATAGAAAGAGAAAATAGAAAATTATTAACCTTTAAGGTTTTAGATTCGGAGCATCCTTTATATGCAAAAAAGAAATTTATATTTAGAAATTTTACCAAAACAATCATCAGAAATTCGTTTGGAGATGAAGAGGAACGTTATGTTGTAAAAATTCGCATTAAATTATTTGGAAAAATCTATAAAACAGACTTCACTCTTGCAAATCGTATGGAAATGCGTTTTCCTATACTTTTAGGAAAAAAGTTTTTAGAAAATCAATTTTTAGTAGATGTATCACAAAAGAATATTTCATATCAACTCAAAAAAAAATCAAAAATCGCTAAAACTTAAACAGAAATGAAAATTGCAATACTATCTCGCAAATCCAGTTTATATTCAACACGAAGGCTCGTAGAATCTGCCAAAGAACGAGGGCATCAAATAGAAGTCATCAATCACTCTAAATGCTATATGGTTATGGAGAGGGAAAATCCTGCTGTATATACAGGTACAAGGCTTATTCAAGATGTAGATGCTATTATTCCTCGTATTGGGGCATCTGTTACTTTTTATGGAAGTGCTGTTATCAGACAATTTGAAATGCAAAAGGTATTTACAACTGTGAGTTCTTTGGCTCTTATACGCTCACGTGATAAACTTAGAAGCTTGCAAATTATGACAAAAGCAGGCGTAGATATTCCTAAAACAGCCTTTGCCGACCATTCCAGTGAAATAGATTATTTGATTCAGCAAGTGGGTGGACCACCAGTCATTATCAAACTCTTGGAAGGTACACAGGGTTTGGGTGTTGTACTTGCTGAAACACAAAATGCTGCCAAATCCGTTTTAGAGGCATTTTATGGACTGCAAGCAAATATTTTGGTGCAAGAGTTTATCAAAGAAGCAGGTGGAGCTGATGTGAGAGCTTTTGTTGTAGATGGGAAAGTAGTGGCTTCTATGAAAAGACAAAGTAAAAAAGGCGATTTTAGGTCAAATCTGCATAGAGGGGGAGAAGGCAAAGCCATCGAACTGACTGATCAAGAAATTGAAATGGCAGAAAAAGCGGCTAAGGCTATGAGTCTGCCTATTTGTGGTGTAGATATGCTACAATCTCAAAGAGGACCTCTTATCATAGAAGTAAACTCTTCGCCAGGACTTGAAGGTATTGAAGGAGCTACAAAAGTAGATATTGCAGGAAAAATTATAGAATATGTAGAAAGGAACTATCAAAAAAGCCATGAAGATAAAAAAGATAAAATAGGACTATAATTATATTTTTATCACTTTTTTATGAAAATTTAAAACATTTTTTGTCAAAATGGATTTTATTTAATAAGATTGCTCTATTAACACAACTTTACTGTTATCATTGTATATATTCCCTTTAACCAATAGTTTTATGTCAGAAAACAAAGAATTTGCAGAATTACACGCCGAAGGTAAAGTTTACAAATTACCAATTATTAGAGGTTCTGAAGATGAAAAAGCCATTGATATTGGTAAACTTCGCGATGAATCTGGTTTTATTACACTAGACAGTGGTTACAAAAATACAGGTGCTACAAAAAGTGCTATCACTTTCTTAGATGGAGAAGAAGGTATATTGAGATATAGAGGCTATCCAATTGAGCAACTTGCAGAACACTCTACGTTTTTGGAAGTTGCCTATTTATTGATTTATGGATATTTACCTAAAAAAGAAGAATTAACTAAATTTACTGACGAAATCAGAACGCATACAATGGTTAATGAAGATATGCGTAAAATTTTTGATGGTTTCCCCGTAAATGCTCATCCTATGGGTGTACTCTCTGCCTTGGTAACTTCATTATCAGCATTTTACCCAAAAGCGGTAGGGATGGATATCAAAGATAAACAATATCTTGACCTTACCATTATTCGTATTATTGCTAAATTACCAACCATTGCTACATGGTCTTATAAAAACTCTCAAGGACATCCACTTAATTACCCAAAAAATAGCCTTGACTATTGCTCTAACTTTTTACACATGATGTTTAGTTTGCCTGTAGAAAATTATGAGGTGAACCCAGTTGTAGCAAAAGCTCTTGATAAATTATTAATTCTTCATGCTGACCATGAACAAAACTGCTCAGCTTCAACAGTACGCTTAGTAGGTTCTTCGCATGCAGGTTTATACTCTTCTATTGCAGCTGGTATTGATGCCCTTTGGGGACCTTTGCATGGTGGTGCAAATCAAGAGGTAATTGAAATGCTTCAAGAAATACATGCTGAGGGAGGCAATGTGAAATCGTTTGTTGAAAAAGCGAAAGATAAAAATAGTGGCTTCCGTTTGATGGGCTTTGGACATAGAGTTTACAAGAACTTTGATCCTCGTGCCAAAATCATCAAGAAAGCAGCAGATGATGTACTAAAATCTTTGAATGTAAAAGATCCTCTGTTAGATATTGCAATGGAACTTGAACACGCAGCTCTTAATGACCAATATTTTGTAGACAGAAAACTATATCCAAATGTGGATTTCTATTCTGGTATTATTTACAAAGCTTTGGGTATTCCTGTAAATATGTTTACAGTAATGTTTGCATTGGGACGCTTACCAGGTTGGATTGCTCAGTGGCTTGAAATGAGGCAAAATGGAGAGCCTATTGGCAGACCTCGTCAAGTGTATGTAGGCGAAAAAGTAAGAGATTACATTCCTGTAGAAAAAAGATAAATCCTCAAAAAAACAGCCTGAAAAGGCTGTTTTTTGTTTTATAGTTTACAAATAGCTTTAAAACAAAGTATTTATTTGTTTTTTAGGCAGAACATTATAAATTTGGCAAACTTTAGTAATAAAACGTTTATTAATCTAAATGAATAAAATCTTATCTGTGATAGTAGCATTGGGAATGGCTACTGTCAGTTTTGCTCAGCAACTCACACCATCCAATGGTGAAACGAAACATGAAAAAAATACTGTTTACTACTTCAAAAATGCTACTATTTGGGTGGATTACCAAACCAAACAAGAAAATGCAACATTACTTGTTCGCAATGGTATGATAGAAGGAGTAAATATTCCTGCACCTAAAGAGGCTACAGTGATAGATTTACAAGGAAAACATATTTATCCTTCATTCATTGATATGTATTCTGATTATGGAATGCCTGAAGTAAAGCCAGCAGGATTCTCTCCATCCCCACAATACGAAACCAACAAGAAAGGAGCTTTCTATTGGAATCAGACTGTACAAGCAGAAGTAAAAGCAGCAGAAATTTTCAAAGCTGATGATAAAAAAGCAGAAGAACTACGCAAATTAGGTTTTGGAACTGTACTTACACACCAACAAGATGGCATTGTAAGAGGTTCTGGAACGCTTGTAAGCTTACACAATGATAAAGAAAACAGCTTGATTCTAAAAAATCAGGCATCAGGGCATTTGGCATTACGCAATGGTAGCTCTCGTCAAGAGTTTCCAAGCTCTTTGATGGGTAGAATAGCCCTTATTCGTCAGGTGTACTTGGATGCTGACTGGTATGCTCAATATAAAGGTACAGATAAAGAAATGAACTTATCTTTGGAGGCATTTAACCAAATGAAAGGTTTACCTCAAATTTTTGAAGCAAATGGTAAACTTAACATCTTAAGAGCAGATAAAATTGGAGATGAATTCGGAAAGCAGTATATTTTCAAAGGTAGTGGTGATGAGTACCAACGTTTAGATGAAATCAAGGCAACAAAAGGTTCTCTTATTATTCCTCTCAATTTCCCTGATGCTTATGATGTAGAAGACCCTTTGGATGCTGTGATGGTGAGCCTTTCCGAAATGAAACATTGGGAATTAGCTTCTTACAATGCTAAAATGCTTGCAGATGCAGGAGTAAACTTTGCATTTACTTCATCAGATCTAAAAAATCGTTCGTCTTTCCTTGCAGCACTACGCAAAGCAACAGAAGTAGGTTTGGATAGAAAAATTGCTTTAAAAGCTCTTACTTTTACACCAGCTCAACTTTTAGGTGTAGAAAATCAATTAGGAAGTCTTAAAAAAGGTATGATTGCTAATTTTATCATTACATCCAAAGACCTTTTTGAAAAAGATGCTATCATGTACGAAAACTGGGTACAGGGTAATAGACATATTTTATCAGATTGGGGACTCTCTGATATAAGAGGTATTTATAAATTACAAGTTGGGACTCAAAATTTCGAGTTATTCATTGAGGGTGATATGGTGAATCCCAGCTACAATATCAAAATAGCTACTGATACCAACAAAATAGCAGCAAAGGCACAGAGAAATAAAGATTTAATTAGTCTTTCTTTCAATCCTGAAAAAAATAAGCCAGCCAACCAAATCCGTTTGAGTGGTTGGATAAAAGACAAAACTTTGCAAGGCGATGGACAGCTGCCTGATGGGACACCAGTAAAATGGCAAGCTAATTTTTCTGCAAATGCTCCTGAAAAGAAAACTCCAGAATCCAAAAAAGATGATAAAAAGGAAGAAATAGGAAAAGTGATTTATCCTTTTGTAGCTCATGGCTCTGAGCAAAAAGCTCGTCAGGAGTTAATCTTAATTAAAAATACAACTGTTTGGACAAATGAGCAAGATGGCGTTTTACAAAACACAGATGTACTTTTGAAAGATGGAAAAATTGCTAAAATAGGTAAAAACCTTTCAGAAAAAGATGCAAAAGTAATTGATGGGACGGGCAAACACCTAACAGCAGGTATTATTGATGAACACTCACACATTGCACTCAGTGCTGTTAATGAAGGCTCACAGTCTGTAACTGCTGAAGTACGCATGTATGATGCTGTCAATTCAGAAGATATTAATATTTACAGAAACCTTTCTGGTGGTGTGGTAGCTGCTCAATTGTTGCATGGTTCTGCAAATTCTATTGGAGGGCAATCAGCTCTTGTAAAACTTAAATGGGGCGAATCGCCTGAAGCAATGCGTATTACTTGGGCTGATGGATTTATCAAATTTGCATTGGGTGAAAACGTAAAACAAGCAAACTGGGGCGACTATTACACAATCCGCTTCCCTCAGTCACGTATGGGTGTGGAACAAGTAATGGTAGATGCCTTTACAAGAGCCAAAGAATACGAAAAAGCAATGCAAGATGCAGGAAAAGATAAGAAAAACCCTAAAATTTTTAGAAGAGATTTAGAATTGGATGCTTTAGTTGAGATTTTGAATAAAAAACGTTTTATTACTTGTCACTCTTATGTGCAATCTGAAATCAATATGTTGATGAAAGTTGCAGAGAAGTTTAACTTTAAAGTGAATACTTTCACACATATTTTGGAAGGCTATAAAGTAGCTGATAAAATGGCTCAACATGGTGCAGCAGGCTCTACATTTGCAGACTGGTGGGGTTATAAAAATGAGGTAAAGGAATCTATTCCTTTCAATGCAGCCTTAATGAGTAGAGTGGGTGTGGTAGTAGCTATCAACTCTGATGATGCTGAAATGAGTAGAAGACTAAACCACGAAGCTGCCAAGGCAGTAAAATATGGAGGAATTTCAGAAGAAGAAGCTTTAAAAATGATTACACTGAATCCTGCTAAAATGCTTCATTTGGATAGTAAAATGGGAAGTATCAAGGTAGGAAAAGATGCAGATGTGGTTTTATGGTCTGATAATCCTCTTTCTGTATATGCAAAAGCTGAAAAAACAATTGTGGAAGGAACTATTTACTTTGATATTGAAAAAGATGCTCAAGCAAGAGAATATATTAAGAAGGAAAGAGCAAGACTAACACAAAAAATGATAGGTGCAAAAGCTGGAGGGGCTACCTCACAACGTCCTCAGCCTCGTAAACAACATATTTGGCATTGTGAAGATATGCACGAACAAGAAGAAGAATAACAAAAGCCGTCATTTAGACGGCTTTTGTTATATTATAGTAATTCAGTTATTTTAGTTTTTCTAACATTTCGTTGGTTAGTGACTCAGATGTTACACCATAACCATTGATTAAAATACCTTTTAACTTGTACTTTTCAGAAGAAATAGCATAAATAATGCTCTCTTCAGAGGGGTCCGTATTTCCATCAAAACGAAAGAATTTATCAATATGGAATTCATCATGAAAAATTTTATATTGACCACTTCTACATTCGATGCAATTTTGTTTGAGATTAAAATCTTCGTTATAACCTTCATTACGAAGACCATTAATGGCTTCTATTAAATTACTGTAATTTTCCATAATCTAATTTTTAAGCTTGAGTTATTTTAAATTGCTTGAGATTTAAGTTTTTAGTATTACAAAGGATTTAAAATACCCATTTCTCCACGTTGTAATCTTTTTTGTGTTTCTAACATTTGTTCTTGTGTTGTCATTACGAAAGGACCTCCATATACAATAGGCTCATAATGAGGTGTACCAGATACAAATATAAAATTTGCAATTGTATTTTTTGTACTTATATATATTTTGTTTCCTTCTTTTTCAAAAGTTATCATAGAAATTGCTGGAATTTCTCTATCAGCAATCGTAATTTCACCTGAAATTAGATAGACAAATGCCATTTCTTGAGCATCAAATTCTATTGAACTATTAGGCTGTAAAGTTACGTCTAATATAGCTGTTTTGGTAACCAACTCAATAGGTGATTTCAAGCTTTCAAATTCACCTTGTACTATTCTTACAAAAACTTGTTCATTTTTAAATTCTGGAACATCTTTAGAAAAAGCATGAAATGCCTTTGGTTCTACTAAACGATCTTTATCTGCATGATTTATCCAAATCTGAAAACCATGACAATCCACGCCATTTATGCTGGGTACTTCGTCGTGTTTCACACCACTGCCTGCTTGTGTAACATGAATACCACCAGGTTCAATGATGCTTTTATCTCCAAGGCTATCTCTGTTCAAAAATGAGCCTTTACTATCAGGCATCATGTAAGTCATTACTGAGACTCCTGCATGTGGATGTGGTCCAAAAATTGGTCTATCCATGTGGAATTCTGTAAACACCAAAAATGGTTCAAAATCAAATTCGGCATGAAACATATCTACAGATTTGAGTCCGACAGCATTTTGTTTAAAATACTGATTCTTTATTTTTTTAATTTGCTTTTGCATAATCATATCCTTTTAGAATAAAAATCCTTGTTATTTACTTGGTAAGCCATTTGTTAAATAATTTTGTGATTTGAGGCATTGCAATGAAAATCATGAATGGGACTAAAATGATAGACATTACAAATGTTCTTAATAAGACGTGAAGTTGACCAAGCCAATTACCCAATAAAATTGAAATCACTGAGATGGTTGGATAAATTACGAGCCATACTAAAACTGCCATTTTCCATTTTTTTGGTTGTTTCATATTCTTTTAAATTTTGATAATACAAAGGTATGAGTATCAAAAAAATTATGAAAGGGCAGAATATCGGCTTGTATAGTCAAAAAGTCGGAAAAAGATTTTTAGAGATTATGACGGTAAGTAATAGGCGAAATACCAGACAAGTTTTTAAAGAATTTTCCAAATGTAGATGCATCTGGAAAGTTGAGCAAATCTGCTATTTGGGTAATTTGTAAATTGGGATGAGTTAATAAAACTTTTGATTCTAATAATAACAGTTCATCAATCCAATCGCCAGCTGTTTTGCCTGTTTCTTGCTTGATGGTTTCGGTTAAGTGTTTGGGAGTTACAAATAAACTATCAGCATAATATTTTACTTTTCGTTCTTTTCTAAAATTTTCATTTACTAATTTCTTAAACTCATTGGTGAGTTGTTGTCCTCTTGTTTGTTGAAAGTTTTTTGTAAAATGTATACCAACAAATATTTTCTGATACTCAAAAAGAAGAATATTGATATAACTTGCGATGATTTCATTTTTATAAGGATGAAGCAAATTGCTATTTATTTTGATATTTTGTAAAATTGGAAATATTGAACAGATTTCATTTTCACTAAAATAATTCACATGCTTGGTATTGAGTTCAAAAAAATCAAATTGTTCAAGATGATATTGATTTGAGAAATGTTTGATTAAAAAGTCTTTGGTAAAAAAAACAGTCATGGTCTCAAAATCATCAGACACATTTAGCCATTGTTTTATCACAAGTGGTGACATTGCAATAATACTGTTTTTTTGCACTTCGTAACTTTCAAGGTTAGCATAAAGACTTGCCTGCCCTGATGTACAAATAGCCAAACCAAAATAATTACTTCGATAAGGCGTATTGAGGCGACTTTTTAAGAAGCTTAATTTTTTGTCTGTAAAAAAGACTTCTGTACTTACCACACCCTGATTTACTTCTTCAATATGGTATGTAGGAATTTGGTTCATTTATAATTGTTTTAAATACTCATTTTTTAAATTCTTTAATTCTTTAAAAATAGTTTTTCGTTGTTCAATAAGGTTATTGAGCAGACTGGGTTTTTTATAAAAAAGCCTTACAGATTGCCAATTGATTTTAAATTTCTCCCAAAGAGCCACATACCACAATACAAAATAACCCAACAAAGAAAGCAACACAACAATAGCCAATACCCACCACATATTTTGTGTAAAATGCCAAATTAAATAAGCACTAACTCCATAAGCAATTGGAAATGTAAATATACCAATCATCATCATCAGGGGAGCTTTAAAGGTAATATCTGTACTAATCAGGCGAGCTATTTTGGAAGGTAATATGTAAGGAAGATAATTGCCTACAAGACCAGCCACATACAAAGGTAATCCCAGAATAAGAAGAAAAATACTTCCAATAAAATAGCCAAGGATAGATTTTTTATGAGAACTCTGAAAAACCTCATCACTCAAGCCCAATACCGAAAGATTTTCCAAATAATTATCAGTTTGAATACGTAAATTTTTAAAGTACTGATGATCTTTTTGCTCGAAATATTTTACTCCTTCTACAATTTCTTTCACTACAATAAATTCTTCATATTTTCTTTCAGACAAATTAAACTCATTAAAAAGAGTATTTTTGTAAATTTTTTCAATGTTAGAAATCAAAATATCTTGCTCTTCGTCTTCTGTAACAACAATCAGTTTAGAAATCTCCTCTTCGATTTCTTTGGTAAGAGTTTCAATTGTTTCAAAATTTTCAGGATTATAAATATTTTTATATTTAGTGAGTAAAATAGGCTCACCAACATTGACAAAAACTTCACTTCTAAATTTATCAGCATCAGAATAATTGATACCAATGGGTACAATTTTAAGTCCTAAAGAGAAATTATTCTCATATTCTGCTCCCAAAGCAATACGAGCTGTTCCTGTTTTAATTTCTCTCAAACGTCTCTCTATAATACTTGTCCCTTCAGGGAAAATGAGCAATGTTCCTTTTTGAGCTAAAAAATCATAACATTTTTGAAAACTCATTTTATTAAGTTCTGCTTGTGAAATAGGTTTGTCTGATTTATCGGTTTTTCGATAAATCGGAATCATATTGAAAAATTTAAAAATAGGACGAGTAAATTTATTGAATACTGAGCCATTAGAAAGGAAATGGACTCTTTTTTTGCTTAATACAGCAATAATACTGGGATCCATGAAAGTATTAGGGTGATTCGCTACATAAATAATGGGTTCTTCAATATTTAATAAGTATTTGTTATGTACTTGCAAACGTTTAAAAAATATTTTTAAAGCAAGTTGTACAATAGGACGAAGAAGAAAGTACAGCATAGAAGGTAAATTAAAGCAAATATGTTACATCGTATAGAATAAAAAAATATATAATAAGAGTAAAACTGTTTTATTGGAATATGGTTGCTCTTGTTAAGATATAATAATATTTCAATATATATATTTTCTCAAAAATACAAAACATCTGTAGATATTACATGGGTATTGTAAGCATAAATATTTTCATATAATTTTACCAAGTTTTATTTGACACTATAATTGTACCTTTTATGAGTTTTTCACTTAAAAAAACACTAACAACATGGGTATTGTACATTTGTTGTTTGGTTGTTCTTGCAGACCCCTACCAAGATGCATGGCAAGCTATTAGAGAAAATAATTTGCCAATAGCCAAAGAATTATTAATAAAAGCTATGCAAAATCCACAAACTCGT
It includes:
- a CDS encoding amidohydrolase, which encodes MNKILSVIVALGMATVSFAQQLTPSNGETKHEKNTVYYFKNATIWVDYQTKQENATLLVRNGMIEGVNIPAPKEATVIDLQGKHIYPSFIDMYSDYGMPEVKPAGFSPSPQYETNKKGAFYWNQTVQAEVKAAEIFKADDKKAEELRKLGFGTVLTHQQDGIVRGSGTLVSLHNDKENSLILKNQASGHLALRNGSSRQEFPSSLMGRIALIRQVYLDADWYAQYKGTDKEMNLSLEAFNQMKGLPQIFEANGKLNILRADKIGDEFGKQYIFKGSGDEYQRLDEIKATKGSLIIPLNFPDAYDVEDPLDAVMVSLSEMKHWELASYNAKMLADAGVNFAFTSSDLKNRSSFLAALRKATEVGLDRKIALKALTFTPAQLLGVENQLGSLKKGMIANFIITSKDLFEKDAIMYENWVQGNRHILSDWGLSDIRGIYKLQVGTQNFELFIEGDMVNPSYNIKIATDTNKIAAKAQRNKDLISLSFNPEKNKPANQIRLSGWIKDKTLQGDGQLPDGTPVKWQANFSANAPEKKTPESKKDDKKEEIGKVIYPFVAHGSEQKARQELILIKNTTVWTNEQDGVLQNTDVLLKDGKIAKIGKNLSEKDAKVIDGTGKHLTAGIIDEHSHIALSAVNEGSQSVTAEVRMYDAVNSEDINIYRNLSGGVVAAQLLHGSANSIGGQSALVKLKWGESPEAMRITWADGFIKFALGENVKQANWGDYYTIRFPQSRMGVEQVMVDAFTRAKEYEKAMQDAGKDKKNPKIFRRDLELDALVEILNKKRFITCHSYVQSEINMLMKVAEKFNFKVNTFTHILEGYKVADKMAQHGAAGSTFADWWGYKNEVKESIPFNAALMSRVGVVVAINSDDAEMSRRLNHEAAKAVKYGGISEEEALKMITLNPAKMLHLDSKMGSIKVGKDADVVLWSDNPLSVYAKAEKTIVEGTIYFDIEKDAQAREYIKKERARLTQKMIGAKAGGATSQRPQPRKQHIWHCEDMHEQEEE
- a CDS encoding alpha-L-glutamate ligase → MKIAILSRKSSLYSTRRLVESAKERGHQIEVINHSKCYMVMERENPAVYTGTRLIQDVDAIIPRIGASVTFYGSAVIRQFEMQKVFTTVSSLALIRSRDKLRSLQIMTKAGVDIPKTAFADHSSEIDYLIQQVGGPPVIIKLLEGTQGLGVVLAETQNAAKSVLEAFYGLQANILVQEFIKEAGGADVRAFVVDGKVVASMKRQSKKGDFRSNLHRGGEGKAIELTDQEIEMAEKAAKAMSLPICGVDMLQSQRGPLIIEVNSSPGLEGIEGATKVDIAGKIIEYVERNYQKSHEDKKDKIGL
- a CDS encoding CRISPR-associated protein Cas6; this encodes MRVRIVFTLKNKGAMVPFHHQQLIYDLVNHLMPNFSIEHNHVYSFSGLKGQTQVSQKGLHFFSSKVTWVVSTLSPIFLQKLIESIFKNQELKIGELLLIPDYVEREVFPEPTTTTQFLCISPIVLVSPMKNSFYAKHFVSPSIDLFSDLLYQSTLSRIEESGLYSNSEIDEFYKFQFVPDQAYLEKIKNNDKKFARIYTLQDENQKLEIRGYTLPFTLYAHPKVQNFVINCGLGSYNHKGYGMLDLADHSKTEREILPHWEMVAVSN
- a CDS encoding phosphoribosylpyrophosphate synthetase; translated protein: MENYSNLIEAINGLRNEGYNEDFNLKQNCIECRSGQYKIFHDEFHIDKFFRFDGNTDPSEESIIYAISSEKYKLKGILINGYGVTSESLTNEMLEKLK
- the gltA gene encoding type II citrate synthase (type II enzyme; in Escherichia coli this enzyme forms a trimer of dimers which is allosterically inhibited by NADH and competitively inhibited by alpha-ketoglutarate; allosteric inhibition is lost when Cys206 is chemically modified which also affects hexamer formation; forms oxaloacetate and acetyl-CoA and water from citrate and coenzyme A; functions in TCA cycle, glyoxylate cycle and respiration; enzyme from Helicobacter pylori is not inhibited by NADH), which produces MSENKEFAELHAEGKVYKLPIIRGSEDEKAIDIGKLRDESGFITLDSGYKNTGATKSAITFLDGEEGILRYRGYPIEQLAEHSTFLEVAYLLIYGYLPKKEELTKFTDEIRTHTMVNEDMRKIFDGFPVNAHPMGVLSALVTSLSAFYPKAVGMDIKDKQYLDLTIIRIIAKLPTIATWSYKNSQGHPLNYPKNSLDYCSNFLHMMFSLPVENYEVNPVVAKALDKLLILHADHEQNCSASTVRLVGSSHAGLYSSIAAGIDALWGPLHGGANQEVIEMLQEIHAEGGNVKSFVEKAKDKNSGFRLMGFGHRVYKNFDPRAKIIKKAADDVLKSLNVKDPLLDIAMELEHAALNDQYFVDRKLYPNVDFYSGIIYKALGIPVNMFTVMFALGRLPGWIAQWLEMRQNGEPIGRPRQVYVGEKVRDYIPVEKR